Proteins encoded within one genomic window of Streptomyces taklimakanensis:
- a CDS encoding DHA2 family efflux MFS transporter permease subunit, producing the protein MSTQESIDAAPGAPPAAVPKQGLALLIIATAQCMLTLDGTIMNVALPSVQSSLNLAVADLNWVIGIYALTFGGLLLVGGRAGDLFGRRKVFRVGLVVFALASLLGGLATSGGVLIAARALQGVGAAIIAPAALSLLATTFPAGAARNKALGVYGAMGALGSVLGLLLGGALTEYLSWRWVLYVNIPITVAVLLGTSALIEGERENARIDLPGALTATLGLGSLVYAINRAGEEGWADGLTVGFLVAAGVLLVAFLLIQRASASPMIPSRVLKEKSRVGANLIMLLAGACMFATFYFLTLYMQVVKDYSPMETGLAYLPFALGIGIAAGGVGPQLLNRMSERSVIVLGLLLATAGMAWFSVLTPESGLFTLLVPAQLIVSIGLGLTFVTATVIGVRGVNQEDTGIASGLLNTNQQVGGAVGLAVLATVASTVTLNATQGTTTPEALTDGYTVGFMVGGTFYLAALIVGALMIRSAADRRHG; encoded by the coding sequence GTGTCCACACAAGAAAGCATCGACGCCGCGCCGGGCGCCCCGCCGGCCGCCGTCCCCAAGCAGGGTCTGGCGTTGCTGATCATCGCCACCGCGCAGTGCATGCTCACGCTGGACGGCACGATCATGAACGTCGCCCTCCCCAGCGTCCAGAGCTCGCTGAACCTCGCGGTCGCGGACCTGAACTGGGTCATCGGCATCTACGCGCTGACCTTCGGCGGCCTGCTGCTCGTCGGCGGGCGGGCCGGCGACCTCTTCGGCCGCAGGAAGGTGTTCCGCGTCGGGCTGGTCGTCTTCGCCCTCGCCTCGCTGCTCGGAGGGCTCGCCACCAGCGGAGGCGTGCTCATCGCGGCTCGGGCCCTGCAGGGCGTGGGAGCCGCGATCATCGCACCCGCCGCGCTGTCCCTGCTGGCCACCACGTTCCCCGCCGGAGCGGCACGCAACAAGGCGCTCGGCGTGTACGGCGCGATGGGAGCGCTCGGGTCGGTGCTCGGCCTGCTGCTCGGCGGCGCGCTGACCGAGTACCTCAGTTGGCGCTGGGTGCTGTACGTCAACATCCCGATCACCGTGGCCGTGCTGCTGGGGACCTCCGCCCTGATCGAGGGCGAGCGGGAGAACGCCAGGATCGACCTGCCCGGCGCGCTCACCGCCACCCTCGGTCTCGGCTCGCTGGTCTACGCGATCAACCGGGCCGGCGAGGAGGGGTGGGCGGACGGGCTCACCGTCGGCTTCCTGGTCGCCGCGGGCGTCCTGCTGGTCGCCTTCCTGCTCATCCAGCGGGCCTCCGCGTCCCCGATGATCCCGAGCCGGGTCCTGAAGGAGAAGAGCAGGGTCGGCGCGAACCTCATCATGCTCCTCGCCGGCGCCTGCATGTTCGCCACCTTCTACTTCCTCACCCTGTACATGCAGGTCGTGAAGGACTACTCGCCGATGGAGACCGGTCTGGCCTACCTGCCCTTCGCGCTGGGCATCGGCATCGCCGCCGGCGGGGTCGGCCCCCAGTTGCTGAACCGCATGTCGGAGCGGTCGGTCATCGTGCTGGGTCTGCTGCTGGCCACCGCCGGCATGGCCTGGTTCAGCGTGCTCACCCCGGAGTCGGGCCTGTTCACCCTGCTGGTGCCCGCACAGCTGATCGTGAGCATCGGCCTGGGCCTGACCTTCGTCACCGCCACGGTCATCGGGGTGCGCGGGGTCAACCAGGAGGACACCGGCATCGCCTCCGGACTGCTGAACACCAACCAGCAGGTCGGTGGCGCGGTCGGCCTCGCCGTCCTGGCCACCGTCGCCTCGACGGTGACCCTCAACGCGACCCAGGGCACCACGACCCCCGAGGCCCTGACGGACGGCTACACGGTCGGCTTCATGGTCGGCGGCACGTTCTACCTGGCCGCCCTGATCGTCGGCGCGCTGATGATCAGGTCCGCGGCGGACCGGCGGCACGGCTGA
- a CDS encoding hemerythrin domain-containing protein: protein MNGKTNGKPHKLDMTMMYAVHNAFRRDLEHLARTTARTDDDPRHILRTTLGWELFKTHLHVHHTSEDDTVWGVMEGLLVDRPDDLALMAAMEAEHAAIDPMITAIDEALADRESGPERLGGLVETLATKLGFHLKHEEDEGLALIDSALSEEQWMRFAEVHRERIGPTLPRYMPWLLDDQDRDMVAAVLSRVPEKARLAYEDEWRAAFAELDLWGSRKTPAGN from the coding sequence ATGAACGGCAAGACGAACGGCAAGCCCCACAAGCTCGACATGACGATGATGTACGCCGTCCACAACGCCTTCCGGCGGGATCTCGAACACCTCGCACGGACGACCGCGCGCACGGACGACGACCCCCGGCACATCCTGCGCACCACCTTGGGCTGGGAACTCTTCAAGACCCACCTGCACGTGCACCACACCTCCGAGGACGACACCGTGTGGGGAGTCATGGAGGGGCTGCTGGTCGACCGCCCGGACGACCTGGCCCTGATGGCGGCCATGGAGGCGGAGCACGCGGCCATCGACCCCATGATCACGGCGATCGACGAGGCGCTGGCCGACCGCGAGTCCGGGCCTGAGCGGCTCGGCGGGCTCGTCGAGACCCTGGCCACCAAGCTGGGCTTCCACCTCAAGCACGAGGAGGACGAGGGTCTGGCACTGATCGACTCGGCCCTGTCCGAGGAGCAGTGGATGCGTTTCGCCGAGGTCCACCGCGAGCGGATCGGCCCCACCCTCCCCCGTTACATGCCGTGGCTGCTGGACGACCAGGACAGGGACATGGTCGCCGCCGTCCTCTCCCGGGTCCCGGAGAAGGCGCGTCTCGCCTACGAGGACGAGTGGCGCGCCGCCTTCGCCGAACTCGACCTCTGGGGCTCCCGAAAAACACCGGCCGGCAACTGA
- a CDS encoding cation:proton antiporter gives MSSPDPLHSLLVALPVVILSCRAGAGLFRRIGQPPVVGEIAVGVLLGPSLLGWLWPSAQQWLFPESALPFLDALGNLGLLAFMFLVGLELDPTALRGNSRAAVAISQTSIVLPMALGVLLALGMYGALAPDGVDRLPFALFIAVSMSITAFPVLARILVDRDEYRTPMGALAMTCAAVDDVTAWCLLAGVVAVATSGSPAGALVTAASAVVFLLLMLCVVRPLLARWAKRAGRSPDSVVLVALFSALCVSALITEEIGVHALFGAFLLGTVTPRGCPAIERSAGRMRAFVMPVLLPLFFVVNGLRTDLSLLVREPTLWLWFLAVLGVAVLGKWGGGAGAARLAGRPWRDAMSIGALMNCRGLTELVVLNIGLGLGVIGPDLFTVLVLMALVTTTMTTPALLWLRRSSPTPVTSGPTGPTSVDDRRTSIGS, from the coding sequence TTGTCATCCCCTGACCCCTTACACAGCCTGCTGGTCGCCCTGCCGGTGGTGATCCTGAGCTGTCGAGCCGGCGCCGGACTCTTCCGCAGGATCGGCCAGCCCCCGGTCGTCGGGGAGATCGCCGTCGGTGTCCTGCTGGGCCCCTCCCTGCTCGGTTGGCTCTGGCCGAGCGCACAACAGTGGCTGTTCCCGGAGTCGGCGCTGCCGTTCCTCGACGCGCTGGGCAACCTGGGTCTGCTGGCGTTCATGTTCCTGGTCGGCCTGGAACTCGATCCGACCGCGCTGCGCGGCAACAGCCGCGCGGCGGTCGCCATCAGCCAGACGAGCATCGTGCTGCCGATGGCCCTGGGGGTGCTGCTCGCCCTCGGCATGTACGGGGCGCTGGCGCCGGACGGCGTCGACAGGCTCCCCTTCGCCCTCTTCATCGCGGTGTCCATGAGCATCACCGCCTTCCCCGTGCTCGCCCGGATCCTGGTCGACCGCGACGAGTACCGGACTCCGATGGGCGCGCTCGCGATGACGTGCGCCGCGGTGGACGACGTGACCGCGTGGTGCCTGCTCGCCGGGGTGGTGGCGGTGGCCACCAGCGGTTCGCCGGCCGGTGCCCTGGTGACGGCCGCGTCGGCCGTCGTCTTCCTGCTCCTGATGCTCTGCGTGGTGCGTCCGCTCCTCGCCAGGTGGGCGAAGCGCGCGGGACGGAGCCCGGACAGCGTGGTCCTAGTCGCGCTCTTCAGCGCCCTGTGCGTGTCGGCGCTGATCACCGAGGAGATCGGGGTGCACGCGCTGTTCGGGGCCTTCCTCCTGGGCACCGTCACCCCTCGCGGCTGCCCGGCGATCGAGCGCTCCGCCGGTCGGATGCGGGCCTTCGTCATGCCGGTGCTGCTCCCGCTCTTCTTCGTCGTCAACGGCCTGCGCACCGACCTGTCGCTGCTCGTGCGCGAACCCACCCTGTGGCTGTGGTTCCTGGCGGTGCTCGGCGTGGCGGTGCTCGGCAAGTGGGGCGGCGGTGCGGGCGCGGCCCGGCTGGCCGGCCGTCCGTGGCGTGACGCGATGTCGATCGGCGCGCTGATGAACTGCCGGGGACTGACCGAGTTGGTGGTGCTCAACATCGGTCTCGGCCTGGGGGTCATCGGGCCCGACCTGTTCACGGTGCTCGTCCTGATGGCCCTGGTCACCACCACGATGACCACCCCCGCTCTCCTCTGGCTCCGCAGGTCGTCCCCGACTCCCGTCACCTCCGGGCCGACCGGGCCGACGTCCGTCGACGACCGGAGAACCAGCATCGGAAGTTGA
- a CDS encoding NADPH-dependent FMN reductase — translation MSYRPIRTVVVVGSARDGRLAPDVARWFSEQTDQREDIVTDVLDLVDAPLPADLAPTAPSAAALRPRLASADAFVFIVPEYNRSVPGPLKTLIDSFNSEWEAKPVGFVCYGLSMAGGVRAVEHLRQIFAEFHSVGMKDTVSFPRILDHYGADGRFPADPEGAGAAAKLMLDQLVWWARALRDAKARHPYGS, via the coding sequence ATGTCGTACCGACCGATCCGCACGGTCGTGGTCGTCGGTTCCGCCCGTGACGGGCGGCTCGCTCCCGACGTGGCGCGATGGTTCTCCGAACAGACCGACCAGCGCGAGGACATCGTCACGGACGTCCTGGACCTGGTCGACGCCCCGTTGCCCGCCGACCTCGCCCCGACAGCGCCCTCGGCTGCCGCCCTGCGCCCCCGGCTGGCCTCGGCCGACGCCTTCGTGTTCATCGTGCCGGAGTACAACCGCAGCGTCCCGGGGCCCCTGAAGACCCTCATCGACAGCTTCAACTCCGAGTGGGAGGCCAAGCCGGTCGGGTTCGTCTGTTACGGCCTGAGCATGGCGGGCGGGGTGCGCGCGGTGGAGCACCTCCGGCAGATCTTCGCCGAGTTCCACTCCGTCGGGATGAAGGACACCGTCAGCTTCCCCCGGATCCTGGATCACTACGGCGCCGACGGACGCTTCCCCGCCGATCCCGAGGGCGCCGGTGCCGCGGCCAAGCTCATGCTCGACCAGCTCGTGTGGTGGGCGCGCGCGCTCCGCGACGCGAAGGCCCGGCACCCCTACGGAAGCTGA
- a CDS encoding nitroreductase family deazaflavin-dependent oxidoreductase — protein sequence MPINRRVARFNRRIANRFVGPVLSRMPGFGKVHHRGRKSGREYTTPVKLFRQGEKIVITLPYGPGSDWVRNVLAAGGCEITTRGRRLRLTDPVVFSDDGRTPMPAITRRILSRFDATEFLALTPSDLPTSTRR from the coding sequence GTGCCGATCAACAGGCGGGTCGCCCGCTTCAACCGGCGGATCGCCAACCGCTTCGTGGGCCCCGTGCTGAGCCGCATGCCCGGCTTCGGGAAGGTCCACCACCGCGGCCGCAAGTCGGGGCGGGAGTACACCACCCCGGTCAAGCTGTTCCGGCAGGGCGAGAAGATCGTGATCACGCTGCCGTACGGCCCGGGTTCCGACTGGGTCCGGAACGTGTTGGCCGCCGGCGGCTGCGAGATCACCACGCGCGGTCGCCGCCTCCGGCTGACCGACCCGGTCGTCTTCTCCGACGACGGCCGAACCCCGATGCCCGCCATCACCCGCCGGATCCTGTCCCGGTTCGACGCCACCGAGTTCCTCGCCCTGACCCCGTCCGATCTGCCGACCTCGACGAGACGTTAG
- a CDS encoding ester cyclase encodes MASAERQREIVEEIFREGLTGGDLSVADKHLTEDFRNNGSHDDSMRGPEAFKHTIRIQQSAFSDIKYEILDFISQGDRAAARWVMYGRHTGPFLGVPPTNLEVEHNAIIWFRFEGDKIAERWGIVDNFTTHRFLTSGGKPGGPLTPGGPGGPGGPGGPRQA; translated from the coding sequence ATGGCCAGTGCCGAACGACAGCGGGAGATCGTCGAGGAGATCTTCCGGGAGGGCCTCACGGGCGGCGACCTCTCCGTGGCGGACAAGCACCTGACCGAGGACTTCAGGAACAACGGCAGCCACGACGACTCGATGCGCGGACCGGAGGCGTTCAAGCACACGATCCGCATCCAGCAGAGCGCCTTCAGCGACATCAAGTACGAGATCCTGGACTTCATCTCACAGGGGGACCGGGCCGCTGCCCGCTGGGTCATGTACGGCAGGCACACCGGTCCCTTCCTCGGCGTCCCGCCCACGAACCTGGAGGTCGAGCACAACGCGATCATCTGGTTCCGGTTCGAGGGCGACAAGATCGCCGAGCGCTGGGGAATCGTCGACAACTTCACCACCCACCGCTTCCTGACCTCCGGCGGAAAGCCGGGCGGACCTCTCACACCGGGCGGCCCCGGTGGTCCCGGCGGCCCCGGCGGTCCCCGACAGGCCTGA
- a CDS encoding nuclear transport factor 2 family protein, whose amino-acid sequence MPHPATAPSERGEDVPSPGVPAPVADWSEQVRALSDRALLGELVDRYMATLDRGVFDDDWAGSLFTEDVHLVFPVGSHRGVAGAAEFTREIMERWERTHHHASGCVIASDGDLASVGWSLIASHVHFDSPPPPATSRYFQLGGRFDGTARRTPDGWRFESLKLRIVWTTGAVPPSVTSIDAKTIDAHGTDGSTPERKAE is encoded by the coding sequence ATGCCCCATCCCGCCACCGCGCCGTCGGAAAGGGGGGAGGACGTGCCCTCCCCCGGCGTACCCGCTCCCGTCGCGGACTGGTCCGAGCAGGTGCGCGCGCTGTCCGACCGCGCCCTTCTGGGCGAGCTCGTCGACCGCTACATGGCCACCCTCGACCGGGGGGTGTTCGACGACGACTGGGCCGGGTCCCTGTTCACCGAGGACGTCCACCTGGTCTTCCCGGTCGGCAGTCACCGGGGAGTCGCCGGCGCGGCCGAGTTCACCCGGGAGATCATGGAGCGTTGGGAGCGGACCCACCACCACGCCTCCGGCTGCGTCATCGCGTCGGACGGCGACCTGGCATCGGTCGGTTGGAGCCTGATCGCCTCCCACGTGCACTTCGACTCCCCCCCGCCGCCGGCGACCAGCAGGTACTTCCAACTGGGCGGCAGATTCGACGGAACGGCACGGCGCACACCGGACGGCTGGCGCTTCGAGAGCCTGAAGCTCCGCATCGTGTGGACCACCGGAGCGGTTCCCCCAAGCGTGACGTCGATCGACGCCAAGACGATCGACGCCCACGGAACAGACGGCAGTACACCGGAAAGAAAGGCGGAATGA
- a CDS encoding OvmZ protein, with product MCPTCVDRLHSELRGVVDAYRESEHALTPTPTRTAERVSGSRSVGIVLDDRAVSARSRTTELLASWARMVVDERGVLGPGASEVATLVRFLREHLDWLATHPAAADFDEEMADLLECVTSALEPNPTRHLALGDCPRPDCGGALRGVLHAVDDDHAPGLVVCESGHRLPPRQWLEIADRLRPVTTGEAR from the coding sequence TTGTGTCCGACCTGCGTCGACCGTCTCCACTCCGAACTGCGCGGAGTGGTCGACGCCTACCGGGAGAGCGAACACGCGCTGACTCCCACCCCGACGCGGACGGCGGAACGCGTCAGCGGCAGCCGGTCGGTGGGCATAGTGCTCGACGACCGAGCGGTGTCCGCGCGCTCCCGGACGACGGAACTCCTCGCCTCCTGGGCGCGCATGGTCGTCGACGAGAGAGGAGTGCTCGGACCCGGCGCGTCCGAGGTCGCGACCCTGGTCCGCTTCCTCCGCGAGCACCTCGACTGGCTGGCCACGCACCCGGCCGCCGCCGACTTCGACGAGGAGATGGCCGACCTGCTGGAGTGCGTCACCTCGGCCCTCGAACCGAACCCCACGCGCCATCTCGCGCTCGGCGACTGCCCGCGCCCCGACTGCGGTGGGGCCCTGCGCGGCGTCCTGCACGCGGTGGACGACGATCACGCTCCCGGCCTCGTCGTCTGCGAGTCGGGGCACAGGCTTCCACCCCGGCAGTGGCTGGAGATCGCCGATCGGCTCCGGCCGGTGACGACCGGGGAGGCGCGGTGA